In the genome of Clostridia bacterium, the window GTAACAAGAAACTATTTCGCCGAAAGGAATGTGCCGGTCAAGGTCGAGTTCTCCTGGGGCGCAACCGAAGTAAAGCCGCCGACACTCGCCGATGCAATTGTCGAGGTCACCGAGACGGGAAGTTCACTTAAAGCTAATCGCCTGCGCATCATTGAGACCGTGCTCGAATCGAACACGCAACTGATCGGCAACAAGAGCGCCTGGGAGAATCCTGAAAAGCGACAGAAGATCGAGAACATCGCGCTGATGTTGCAGGGCGCCATCGCGGCACAGGGCCGTGTCGGGCTAATGCTCAACGTCGAACGCAAGAACCTCGACGCCGTGGTCGGGGTACTGCCTGCGCTGAACGCCCCGACGATTTCGTCGCTGAGCAGTTCCGAGTGGGTGGCAGTGAACACGATCCTCGAAGAGACGATCGTCCGTGATGTCATCCCCAGGTTAAAGGCTGCGGGCGGCACCGGTATCGTTGAGTATCCACTGAACAAGGTGGTGCTGTGATGCGCGTGCTTGAAGGCAAAGTGGCGTACCGGGAGGTCCTGCGGCTGAGCGCACGCGACCACGGTAGCAATCAGTACCCGAACATGAACTCCGAGTTGCGCGCCAGAGTGCAGGCAATTGTTCTGGACGTGGGTTCGAGGGGTGAGGCAGCTGTGCGCAAGTACGCCGAGGAGTTCGACGGTATCACTACAGATCAACCGCTCCGGGTCCCCGAAAAGGATATGCGGGCGGCGCTGAGAGCAGTCTCACCGAAATTCATCAAGGCCCTGAAGCAAGCCGCGGCAAATGTTAAGCGCTTTGCCGAATGGCAAAAGCCGAAGTCGTGGATGCGGACCATTCTGCCCGGCGTAAACGTCGGACAGAAGGTAGAGCCAATTTCTGGGGTGGGTTGTTACGTTCCGGGCGGACGTTACCCGCTCCCCTCTTCCCTGTTGATGACCGTTATTCCGGCACAGGTCGCGGGAGTAAAAAACATCGCTGTATGCTCACCGCGTCCAGCCAATGAGACACTCGCCGCCGGAGCCCTATTCGGAGTGACCCAGTTCTACAGAATAGGCGGCGCGCATGCCATTGCGGCCATGGCCTTCGGAGCCGCAGAAGGACTCGAGCGGATCGTGAAGATTGTCGGCCCCGGAAACAAATACGTGACCATGGCCAAGCAGCTCGTATCATCGCAGTGCTCCATTGACATGCCGGCCGGTCCGACGGAGATCGTGTACCTTGCAGAAAAGGGCAACCCGGCATTCATCGCCTCGGATATCGTGGCGCAGGCCGAACACGATCCGGAGACACTGCCTGTCTTCATTACCTCCAGCAAGAAACTGGCTGCGACAGTTGCTCAGGCCGCTCTCGAGATGACCGACGCGAATCCGATTGCACGCGAATCGCTCACGAACAATGGCGTCGCACTCGTCGCGCAGAACCACAGGCAAGCCGTTGACTGGGCAAATGCGATCGGCGCAGAACACATCACCGTGGATGCCCCTGACGTCACGAAGATAACGACGGCGGGTTCGATGTTCATCGGGCCATACTCTCCCCAATCACTTGGCGATTACGTCTCAGGTCCCAATCACGTACTGCCAACCGGCAATGTAGCCCGCTATCGTGGCGGGCTCAGCGTGTTCGACTTCCTGAAGATCATCACCGTCCAGGAGGTCACGAAGGCGGGACTGAGGCGGATCGGTCCGACGGCTATTACGCTGGCCGAAGCTGAGGGATTAAAAGCGCACGCCGAGAGTGTGCGCGCGAGGTTGCGCTGATGTTGCGGGCACGGAGGGCTGTAGAACGATTGAAACAGTATCATCCGCCACTCGGCGGACGCACCGGCCTGCGCATGGACTTCAACGAGAACATCAGCGGATGTTCGCCGCGTGTATTGGCGAAGCTGCGCACGATTGGCGCCGAACTGCTGAATCGCTATCCCGAGCGCCAACCGGCAGAACGCATTGCCGCTGAGTTCCTTAAGTTGCAGCCCGAGCAGGCGCTGCTGACGAATGGCGTCGATGAAGCCATCCACTTGCTGGCCGAAACGTATCTGGAGCTGGGTGACGAGGCGCTGATCGTCGTACCTACGTTCTCGATGTACGAGATATACGTGCTGGCGACGGGCGCAACGTTGCAAACCGTGCAGGCCGGCGCCGACTTCATGTTCCCGACCAGCGCGGTCTTGCAGGCCATCAACGAGCACACGAAATTGATCGCAATCGCTAACCCTAATAATCCCACAGGAGCCGCGGTCGCCAACGACGTTCTTCTTCAGA includes:
- the hisG gene encoding ATP phosphoribosyltransferase; protein product: MRIRLGIPKGSLQDATIQLFAASGFTIYANGRSYFPQTDDPELDCMLIRAQEMARYVEHGALDAGLTGLDWVVESGLEVVPVADLNYAKQSRGKIRWVLAVPEDSPFKRAEDLAGKIIATELVQVTRNYFAERNVPVKVEFSWGATEVKPPTLADAIVEVTETGSSLKANRLRIIETVLESNTQLIGNKSAWENPEKRQKIENIALMLQGAIAAQGRVGLMLNVERKNLDAVVGVLPALNAPTISSLSSSEWVAVNTILEETIVRDVIPRLKAAGGTGIVEYPLNKVVL
- the hisD gene encoding histidinol dehydrogenase is translated as MRVLEGKVAYREVLRLSARDHGSNQYPNMNSELRARVQAIVLDVGSRGEAAVRKYAEEFDGITTDQPLRVPEKDMRAALRAVSPKFIKALKQAAANVKRFAEWQKPKSWMRTILPGVNVGQKVEPISGVGCYVPGGRYPLPSSLLMTVIPAQVAGVKNIAVCSPRPANETLAAGALFGVTQFYRIGGAHAIAAMAFGAAEGLERIVKIVGPGNKYVTMAKQLVSSQCSIDMPAGPTEIVYLAEKGNPAFIASDIVAQAEHDPETLPVFITSSKKLAATVAQAALEMTDANPIARESLTNNGVALVAQNHRQAVDWANAIGAEHITVDAPDVTKITTAGSMFIGPYSPQSLGDYVSGPNHVLPTGNVARYRGGLSVFDFLKIITVQEVTKAGLRRIGPTAITLAEAEGLKAHAESVRARLR